In Populus alba chromosome 1, ASM523922v2, whole genome shotgun sequence, a single window of DNA contains:
- the LOC118047026 gene encoding polyamine oxidase 1, translating to MDSPPRSSVIIIGAGISGVSAGKVLAENGIEDMVILEASDRIGGRIRKDNFGGVTVELGAGWIAGVGGKESNPVWELASQSGLRTCFSDYSNARYNIYDRSGKIYPSGVAADSYKKAVDLAIENLKSLEANLVGEVIEPPSSPKTPIELAIDFILHDFEMAEVEPISTFVDFGEREFLVADERGYEHLLYKMAENFLFTSEGKILDSRLKLNKVVRELQHSRNGVVVKTEDGCIYEANYVILSVSIGVLQSDLISFKPPLPRWKTEAIEKCDVMVYTKIFLNFPYKFWPCGPGKEFFIYAHERRGYYTFWQHMENAYPGSNILVVTLTNGESKRVEAQSDKETLEEAMGVLRDMFGPHIPNATDILVPRWWNNRFQRGSYSNYPIISDNQDVHDIKAPVGRIFFTGEHTSERFSGYVHGGYLAGIDTSNSLLEEMRKEKERKSESQTFLLEPLLALTGSLTLTQTEAVPSLHKCDIPTHLYLSGKVGLQEAIL from the exons atgGATTCCCCTCCACGCTCCTCCGTCATCATCATCGGCGCTGGAATCTCCG GTGTGTCCGCGGGAAAGGTATTGGCGGAGAATGGAATAGAGGATATGGTGATTTTGGAAGCTTCAGACCGTATAGGTGGCAGGATCCGAAAGGATAATTTCGGTGGCGTTACGGTTGAGCTTGGAGCTGGTTGGATCGCCGGAGTTGGTGGTAAAGAGTCCAACCCTGTTTGGGAACTTGCTTCTCAATCTGGCCTCCGCACTTGTTTCTCTGATTACAGCAATGCTCGCTATAATATCTATGATCGCAG TGGGAAAATATATCCTAGTGGAGTGGCGGCAGACTCGTACAAGAAGGCGGTGGACTTGGCAATTGAGAATCTGAAGAGTTTAGAAGCAAACCTTGTCGGTGAAGTTATTGAACCGCCTAG TTCACCAAAGACGCCAATAGAGCTTGCCATTGACTTTATCCTTCATGATTTCGAGATGGCAG AGGTAGAGCCAATATCAACGTTTGTAGATTTTGGAGAAAGAGAATTTCTAGTAGCAGATGAAAGAGGCTATGAGCACCTGCTTTACAAAATGGccgagaattttctttttacctcCGAGGGCAAAATCTTGGACAGCCGTCTCAAACTCAACAAG GTTGTCAGGGAATTACAGCACTCGAGAAACGGCGTTGTTGTGAAAACGGAGGATGGTTGCATCTACGAAGCCAATTATGTGATTTTGTCAGTAAGCATTGGTGTCCTCCAGAGTGATCTCATTTCCTTCAAGCCTCCCTTACCC AGGTGGAAAACAGAAGCCATAGAGAAATGTGATGTGATGGTATATACAAAGATTTTCCTGAACTTCCCATACAAATTCTGGCCATGTGGTCCCGGAAAAGAGTTCTTCATCTACGCTCACGAGAGAAGAGGATACTACACTTTCTGGCAG CACATGGAAAATGCATATCCTGGTTCGAATATCCTGGTCGTGACTTTGACGAATGGGGAATCGAAACGCGTTGAAGCACAGTCTGACAAGGAGACGTTGGAAGAAGCCATGGGGGTGCTTAGGGACATGTTTGGACCCCATATACCCAATGCCACTGATATACTTGTGCCCCGCTGGTGGAACAACAGATTCCAGCGCGGCAGCTACAGCAACTACCCCATCATTTCAGACAATCAAGATGTTCATGACATTAAG GCCCCGGTAGGACGCATCTTCTTCACTGGTGAACACACCAGTGAACGATTTAGTGGTTACGTCCATGGTGGATATCTTGCTG GTATTGACACAAGCAATTCACTATTGGAAGAaatgagaaaagagaaggaaagaaaaagtgaGAGTCAAACATTCTTGTTAGAGCCCTTGCTGGCATTGACAGGATCATTAACACTCACACAGACAGAGGCAGTCCCAAGCCTTCATAAATGTGACATTCCTACACACCTGTATCTTAGTGGCAAGGTTGGTCTTCAAGAAGCGATATTATGA